The proteins below come from a single Carnobacterium viridans genomic window:
- a CDS encoding ORF6C domain-containing protein, producing MIQVNIATLEDVISQKVRQVGKERKWTMNKEQLALLYKDLNKAVAEVSGVRTRAQLREKHFDNVIDLIDDWEPSTATRMLVLGLEDDDAFPTAEESKR from the coding sequence TTGATCCAGGTAAATATAGCTACATTGGAAGACGTTATCTCGCAAAAGGTAAGACAAGTTGGCAAGGAAAGAAAATGGACCATGAATAAAGAGCAACTAGCTTTATTATATAAAGATTTAAATAAAGCAGTTGCAGAAGTTTCGGGAGTAAGGACAAGAGCACAGTTAAGAGAAAAGCATTTTGATAATGTTATTGACCTAATTGATGATTGGGAGCCATCTACAGCTACAAGAATGCTTGTATTAGGTTTAGAAGATGATGATGCCTTTCCAACAGCAGAGGAGAGTAAACGATGA